A window of the Wolbachia endosymbiont (group A) of Pogonocherus hispidulus genome harbors these coding sequences:
- the apaG gene encoding Co2+/Mg2+ efflux protein ApaG codes for MIEYTLTTNFVEVTVLPIYIEEQSIPYENCYVWMYNVKIKNKSQSTIQLLSRHWQIIDYKGKINEIAGVGVIGEQPVIKSGEVFKYTSGAYLNAPSGIMQGKYEFLNEESIKIFEVMMPPFSLDSPYVNTRPH; via the coding sequence ATGATAGAGTACACACTAACTACCAACTTTGTTGAAGTTACAGTTTTACCAATTTATATTGAAGAGCAATCCATTCCTTATGAAAATTGCTATGTATGGATGTATAACGTTAAGATAAAAAACAAAAGCCAATCAACTATTCAATTATTAAGTCGTCATTGGCAAATAATAGATTATAAGGGAAAAATAAATGAAATTGCCGGAGTTGGTGTTATCGGAGAACAACCTGTGATAAAATCTGGAGAGGTATTCAAATACACAAGTGGAGCATACTTAAATGCACCGTCAGGAATAATGCAGGGTAAGTATGAATTTCTGAATGAAGAAAGCATAAAAATTTTTGAGGTTATGATGCCACCCTTTTCTTTGGATAGTCCATACGTCAACACTAGACCCCATTAA
- a CDS encoding 5-(carboxyamino)imidazole ribonucleotide synthase — protein MNEPDALSKKVIGIIGGGQLGKMAAIAATKLGQKTHVFASAKDDPACSVADDFTIADFSDKKALESFAQSVDLVTIESENIPCSTIDINVNFYPGKKALHIAQNRLREKDFIRSLSIKTAEYKSIQNYNELLESSRAFGYPTRLKTTEMGYDGKGQYVLENDSEVKQFASFDWNTEYILEASVDLLKEVSIVVARDKNGKVAFFPIAENYHVDGILDTSTVPAKIDSKLTQEVQQTAKKIANALDVIGILAIEFFVTKDNELLVNELAPRPHNSCHWSLDACNVSQFEQLVRIICGLPMQEVVLRFPCMTKNIIGNDIYDSHKYLSNEKASLTIYGKKEVRDKRKMGHVNIDLSY, from the coding sequence ATGAATGAACCAGATGCGCTTAGCAAAAAAGTAATAGGAATAATAGGTGGTGGACAATTAGGTAAAATGGCTGCTATCGCTGCAACAAAACTTGGACAAAAAACACATGTTTTTGCCAGTGCTAAGGACGATCCGGCTTGCTCTGTTGCTGATGATTTCACAATAGCAGATTTCTCTGATAAGAAAGCGCTTGAATCTTTTGCACAGAGTGTGGATTTGGTCACTATTGAGTCTGAAAATATTCCATGTAGCACAATTGATATCAATGTAAATTTTTATCCGGGTAAAAAAGCGTTACACATTGCGCAAAATAGGCTTAGAGAGAAAGATTTCATTAGAAGCTTGAGTATAAAAACTGCTGAATACAAAAGTATACAAAATTATAATGAGCTATTAGAAAGCAGTAGAGCTTTTGGCTATCCAACAAGGCTGAAAACAACAGAAATGGGTTACGATGGAAAAGGGCAATATGTGCTTGAGAATGATTCTGAAGTGAAGCAATTTGCTTCCTTTGATTGGAATACAGAGTACATTCTTGAAGCAAGTGTTGATTTACTGAAAGAGGTTTCAATAGTCGTTGCAAGAGATAAAAACGGTAAAGTAGCTTTTTTTCCTATAGCAGAAAATTACCACGTTGATGGAATACTTGATACTTCAACAGTGCCAGCTAAAATAGATAGCAAATTAACTCAAGAGGTACAACAAACTGCAAAGAAAATAGCAAATGCGCTTGATGTAATAGGAATTCTGGCTATTGAATTTTTTGTTACTAAAGATAACGAATTGTTAGTTAATGAACTAGCTCCCAGACCTCACAATTCTTGTCACTGGAGCTTGGATGCATGTAACGTTAGTCAATTTGAACAGCTAGTTAGGATAATATGCGGGCTACCTATGCAGGAAGTAGTATTACGCTTTCCTTGTATGACGAAAAATATAATAGGTAACGATATATATGATTCTCATAAGTATTTGAGCAACGAAAAAGCTAGTTTAACCATATATGGGAAAAAAGAGGTTAGAGATAAGCGTAAAATGGGACATGTCAATATAGATTTAAGTTATTGA
- a CDS encoding aspartate-semialdehyde dehydrogenase has product MGYKIAVIGATGRVGREVLSTLAEFQDEAIDSVIALASKKSEGKKVSFGDKELTVLCLEDYDFVGTNVAIFCAGSHVSEKHVPTAIEAGCIVIDNTSHFRMKEGVPLIIPEINKEKIMEYKNHNIISNPNCTTIQMLLVLHLLHQKAKIKRIVASTYQSTSGAGKAAMDELYNQTKKIFMNETKKPEIFPKQIAFNCIPHIGEFMENGSTEEEWKMQEETKKILEEDIKVTATCVRVPVFIGHAMAVNVEFDQHITEEQAREMLSEAEDSGVLVYNRREDSEYVTQIDVVQENAVYVSRIRRDNTVEHGLNMWIVADNLRKGAALNIVQILEILIRETQ; this is encoded by the coding sequence ATGGGATACAAAATTGCTGTTATTGGAGCAACCGGAAGAGTAGGGCGTGAGGTGTTAAGCACGCTTGCTGAGTTTCAAGATGAGGCAATAGATTCTGTTATTGCACTTGCATCGAAAAAATCAGAAGGGAAGAAGGTGAGTTTTGGTGACAAAGAGTTAACAGTTTTATGCCTTGAGGATTATGACTTCGTTGGAACTAATGTAGCCATTTTCTGTGCCGGATCTCATGTTTCTGAGAAACACGTACCGACTGCAATTGAGGCTGGGTGCATCGTAATAGATAACACTTCCCATTTTAGAATGAAAGAAGGTGTGCCACTCATTATTCCAGAGATTAATAAAGAAAAAATTATGGAATATAAAAACCACAACATAATATCCAACCCAAACTGTACTACAATACAGATGCTGCTAGTACTACATCTATTACACCAGAAAGCAAAAATAAAGAGAATCGTTGCTTCAACTTATCAATCAACTTCTGGTGCAGGTAAAGCAGCAATGGATGAACTTTATAATCAGACAAAAAAAATCTTCATGAATGAGACTAAAAAGCCTGAGATATTCCCTAAGCAAATAGCGTTTAATTGCATTCCCCATATAGGGGAATTCATGGAAAATGGTTCTACAGAAGAAGAATGGAAAATGCAAGAGGAGACAAAAAAAATTTTAGAGGAAGATATAAAAGTTACTGCAACTTGTGTAAGGGTACCTGTCTTTATCGGTCACGCTATGGCAGTAAATGTAGAATTTGATCAACATATCACTGAAGAACAAGCTCGTGAAATGCTAAGTGAAGCCGAAGATAGTGGAGTTTTAGTGTACAACAGGCGTGAAGACAGTGAATACGTAACTCAAATTGATGTTGTACAGGAGAATGCTGTATATGTATCGCGTATTAGAAGAGACAATACTGTTGAGCACGGATTAAATATGTGGATAGTGGCTGATAACCTGCGCAAAGGCGCAGCATTAAATATAGTGCAGATTCTTGAGATTCTAATAAGAGAGACTCAATAA